Proteins found in one Deinococcus multiflagellatus genomic segment:
- a CDS encoding ABC transporter permease, translating into MASALRSAAHYLQLYGRLLGAQVRSQATYRGALVLDALGTLLITAAEFGALALVLPRFGGLGGWTLGEICLLYGLAELSFVLMDLLFGGFDAPNLSAHVRVGSFSTFLLRPVPLVVQVFGSDFALRRVARIGLAAAIFAYGVTHTAHAWTLGDAALLAGCVLGLICFFGGLFVVGGTLTFWTVDSVEAMNVLTYGGRTLISYPMGIYGEWLRKTFTYLIPAAFLSYFPVLHLLGRPLPDGLPPAAAFLSPLVGPAVLALAFAFWRVGLRRYQGTGT; encoded by the coding sequence GTGGCTAGTGCGCTGCGCAGCGCCGCGCACTATCTGCAGCTGTACGGGCGGCTGCTGGGCGCGCAGGTGCGCTCGCAGGCCACGTACCGGGGGGCGCTGGTGCTGGACGCCCTGGGCACCCTGCTGATCACCGCCGCCGAGTTTGGCGCGCTGGCGCTGGTGCTGCCCCGATTCGGGGGCCTGGGCGGTTGGACCCTGGGCGAAATCTGCCTGCTGTACGGACTGGCCGAACTGTCCTTTGTGCTGATGGACCTGCTGTTCGGCGGCTTTGACGCCCCCAACCTGTCGGCGCATGTGCGGGTCGGGAGCTTTTCTACCTTTCTGCTGCGCCCGGTGCCGCTGGTGGTGCAGGTGTTCGGGTCCGACTTCGCGCTGCGGCGCGTGGCGCGCATTGGGCTGGCCGCCGCCATCTTCGCCTACGGAGTGACGCACACCGCCCACGCCTGGACCCTGGGCGACGCCGCACTCCTGGCGGGCTGCGTGCTGGGCCTGATCTGCTTTTTCGGCGGCCTGTTCGTGGTGGGGGGCACCCTCACCTTCTGGACGGTGGACAGCGTGGAAGCCATGAACGTGCTGACCTACGGCGGGCGCACCCTGATCAGCTACCCCATGGGCATCTACGGCGAGTGGCTGCGCAAGACCTTTACCTACCTCATTCCAGCGGCCTTTCTGTCGTACTTCCCGGTGCTGCACCTGCTGGGCCGCCCCCTGCCCGACGGTCTGCCCCCGGCCGCCGCCTTTCTCTCGCCGCTGGTGGGCCCGGCGGTGCTGGCCCTGGCCTTCGCCTTCTGGCGCGTGGGCCTGCGCCGTTATCAGGGCACTGGAACGTGA
- a CDS encoding ABC transporter ATP-binding protein — MIHVEHLHKTFTSRGGSPLRPVRRVHEAVRDISFQVAPGEVVGYLGPNGAGKSTTVKILTGLLVPDRGEVRVGGLVPWKSRRQHVARLGAVFGQRTTLWWDLPVRDSLELLRHVYRVPPARWQANLTTFTELLDLGPFLHTPARALSLGQRMRADLAAALLHDPELLFLDEPTVGLDVVAKERIRDFVAHVSRERGVTVLLTTHDLGDVERLARRVLIIDHGQLLYDGDLGQLQTRYGSARELHVDYDASPADAQVPGLTLLGTEGPRARYAFTGPAAGPIARVTAHAPVRDLTVKEPDIEATIRRIYEGGLLRGAVHSGA, encoded by the coding sequence ATGATTCACGTTGAACACCTGCACAAGACCTTTACCAGCCGGGGTGGCTCGCCCCTGCGCCCGGTACGGCGGGTCCATGAAGCGGTGCGCGATATCTCGTTTCAGGTGGCGCCCGGCGAGGTCGTGGGTTACCTGGGGCCCAATGGCGCCGGCAAAAGCACCACCGTCAAGATTCTCACTGGCCTGCTGGTGCCAGACCGGGGCGAGGTGCGCGTGGGCGGGCTGGTGCCCTGGAAGTCGCGGCGCCAGCATGTGGCGCGGCTGGGGGCCGTGTTCGGGCAGCGCACCACCCTGTGGTGGGACCTGCCGGTGCGCGACAGCCTGGAGTTGCTGCGCCACGTCTACCGGGTGCCGCCGGCCCGCTGGCAGGCCAACCTGACCACTTTTACCGAGCTGCTGGACCTGGGGCCCTTTCTGCACACCCCGGCGCGGGCCCTCAGCCTGGGCCAGCGCATGCGCGCCGATCTGGCCGCCGCGCTGCTGCACGACCCGGAACTGCTGTTTCTGGATGAACCCACCGTGGGCCTGGACGTGGTGGCCAAGGAGCGCATTCGCGACTTTGTGGCCCATGTCAGCCGCGAGCGCGGCGTGACGGTGCTGCTCACCACGCACGACCTGGGCGACGTGGAACGGCTGGCCCGGCGCGTGCTGATCATTGACCACGGCCAGCTGCTCTACGATGGCGATCTGGGTCAGCTCCAGACCCGCTACGGCAGCGCCCGCGAACTGCATGTGGACTACGACGCGTCTCCCGCCGATGCCCAGGTGCCTGGCCTGACCCTGCTGGGCACCGAGGGGCCCCGCGCCCGCTACGCCTTTACCGGCCCCGCCGCTGGCCCCATTGCCCGCGTGACCGCCCACGCCCCCGTGCGCGACCTCACCGTGAAAGAGCCCGACATCGAGGCCACCATCCGCCGCATCTACGAGGGCGGGCTGCTGCGGGGGGCGGTACACTCGGGGGCATGA